A stretch of Desulfobacter hydrogenophilus DNA encodes these proteins:
- a CDS encoding sodium:calcium antiporter: MDVILHTWYGGLILMMACSYIIAKSCDVFESATDCLGSNLNDGVKGATLNAIGSSMPELLTTVFFLILAEQENLGRDFAASIGGNAGSAIFNSIIIPMLVIWVVLGMGITGVKVSKKVILRDGLFLIGAEIMMLLLLSSNYITHWHGWVFTGFYVIYLAYTLLSMKNGSNEKQEDYNNGESDAWFEKYQFRSKEGIKGRSWILLLGSTLVMAVACAGIVEGCKGIADALKIHPLFVALILVAAVSSVPDTIISIKDAKKGNYDDALSNVLGSNIFDITISMGLPLALFLLFTGQKIDFIEAGPTFIDVQVMLLLVTIVTIGIYYFSEEMRIPHVFVLGVIYVVFILYAIGAAEYLNGGNSFLTKSSGAFIEFLRQPGGISEFLQNASNGLTGSW, from the coding sequence ATGGATGTTATTTTGCATACCTGGTACGGTGGCTTAATCCTGATGATGGCCTGTTCGTATATCATAGCAAAATCCTGTGATGTTTTTGAGTCTGCAACGGACTGTCTTGGAAGCAATTTGAACGACGGCGTAAAGGGGGCGACTTTAAATGCAATAGGCTCTTCCATGCCGGAATTGCTGACCACCGTATTTTTTCTTATTTTAGCGGAACAAGAAAACTTGGGTCGAGATTTTGCGGCGAGTATAGGCGGAAACGCCGGTTCTGCGATTTTCAATAGTATAATTATTCCAATGCTCGTGATTTGGGTTGTTTTAGGTATGGGCATTACCGGAGTTAAAGTATCAAAAAAAGTCATATTAAGAGATGGGCTTTTCCTCATAGGGGCCGAGATTATGATGTTGCTCTTGTTATCAAGTAATTACATCACCCATTGGCATGGGTGGGTTTTTACCGGTTTCTATGTCATTTATTTAGCTTATACGCTCTTATCTATGAAAAACGGTAGTAATGAAAAGCAGGAGGATTATAATAATGGTGAGTCTGACGCCTGGTTCGAAAAATATCAATTCAGATCTAAAGAAGGGATAAAGGGAAGAAGCTGGATATTATTACTCGGTTCTACACTGGTTATGGCAGTCGCTTGCGCAGGGATAGTCGAAGGATGTAAAGGTATTGCAGACGCACTGAAAATACATCCATTGTTCGTTGCATTGATCCTTGTTGCGGCGGTGAGCAGCGTTCCGGATACAATTATTTCCATTAAAGATGCTAAAAAAGGCAATTATGATGATGCGTTATCCAATGTATTGGGATCAAATATATTTGATATCACCATCAGTATGGGGCTTCCCCTTGCGCTTTTTCTTTTGTTTACGGGCCAAAAAATTGACTTCATTGAAGCCGGCCCTACGTTTATAGATGTCCAAGTTATGCTTCTGCTTGTTACCATTGTAACAATAGGTATCTATTACTTCAGTGAAGAAATGCGCATACCGCATGTTTTTGTATTAGGTGTTATTTATGTTGTTTTTATTCTTTATGCGATTGGTGCCGCAGAGTATTTGAATGGCGGGAATTCATTTTTGACAAAATCATCTGGTGCATTTATCGAATTTTTGCGCCAACCCGGAGGCATTAGCGAATTTTTACAAAATGCTTCAAATGGTTTGACAGGCAGTTGGTGA
- the recJ gene encoding single-stranded-DNA-specific exonuclease RecJ, whose translation MEIKLTYTTPDSQVVQRLQKALDCHPVIAGLLADKGITTADDAKFFLNPDYSRLSSPFELKDMDKAVKRIYTAVSNKEKILVFGDFDADGVTATAMLYQFLSIVEADLSWYVPHRTKEGYSLQLPHIEMAVSMDVDLIITVDCGISSHEAVEAAGKEDIDIIITDHHEPDTTIPKAFAVINPKQADCNACLEYLAGVGVAFYLIMGLRKVFRDNGVWEQFPEPKLSEYLDLFTIGTIGDMVPLVADNRVLCVAGIKRIRMGLRPALVSMARTSRVDMDKLNSDDISFKIVPRLNAAGRISHARICVSHLTCPAPAQAETTAALLDELNRKRQLIEKEIVEDIERRIASDPSILENRLIVLWDSKWEASVLGIAASRLARKHTCPVVLLNSKDDIAKGSCRSINQINIHKVLSETRNLLETFGGHAMAAGLSVKKENLARLKPALTEILALVCTEKDFKPVQKIDAVIEITDITPELVSQIDMLRPFGTGNPEPVFLMKNIWVASSIIIGGCHRKMTLTDQSRKYQVEALHFNLSDTTCLPEFFPKLMVKLKVDRFKQNCVQVIIQDM comes from the coding sequence ATGGAGATCAAACTTACATATACAACACCTGACAGCCAAGTTGTTCAAAGACTTCAAAAGGCCCTTGACTGCCATCCTGTTATTGCCGGACTGCTGGCAGACAAAGGGATCACAACAGCTGATGACGCCAAATTTTTTCTAAATCCGGATTATTCCAGACTGAGCAGCCCCTTTGAATTAAAGGACATGGACAAGGCTGTAAAACGGATTTATACAGCGGTAAGCAACAAAGAAAAAATTCTTGTTTTTGGTGATTTTGATGCGGACGGGGTCACGGCTACAGCCATGCTTTACCAGTTTCTCTCCATAGTGGAGGCAGATCTGTCCTGGTATGTGCCCCACAGGACAAAGGAAGGCTACAGCCTTCAATTGCCACATATTGAGATGGCCGTATCCATGGATGTGGATCTGATCATCACTGTGGACTGCGGTATCAGTTCCCATGAAGCGGTTGAGGCGGCAGGCAAAGAAGACATTGACATTATCATCACCGACCATCATGAACCGGACACGACTATCCCCAAAGCCTTTGCCGTGATCAATCCCAAACAGGCCGATTGCAACGCCTGTCTTGAATATCTTGCCGGTGTTGGCGTGGCATTTTACCTGATTATGGGCTTACGCAAAGTATTCAGGGATAATGGGGTATGGGAACAATTTCCCGAACCCAAATTATCCGAATACCTGGACCTGTTCACCATCGGCACCATAGGTGATATGGTCCCCCTGGTGGCGGACAACCGGGTTCTTTGCGTGGCAGGAATAAAACGCATTCGCATGGGCCTTCGTCCGGCGCTTGTCTCCATGGCCCGTACATCAAGGGTTGACATGGATAAGCTTAATTCCGACGACATTTCATTTAAAATCGTGCCAAGGCTGAATGCTGCGGGTCGCATATCACATGCAAGAATATGTGTTTCCCACCTGACCTGCCCTGCCCCGGCCCAGGCCGAGACAACCGCAGCCCTTCTTGATGAACTGAACAGAAAACGCCAACTCATTGAAAAAGAGATTGTCGAAGATATTGAACGGCGTATTGCAAGCGATCCATCCATTCTTGAAAACCGACTTATTGTATTGTGGGACAGCAAATGGGAGGCATCCGTGCTTGGCATTGCCGCATCAAGGCTTGCCCGCAAGCATACCTGTCCGGTGGTGCTGTTGAACTCAAAAGACGACATTGCAAAAGGGTCATGTCGGAGTATTAATCAGATAAATATACACAAGGTATTGTCTGAAACCCGAAATTTGCTGGAAACCTTTGGTGGGCATGCCATGGCAGCAGGACTATCAGTCAAAAAAGAAAACCTGGCACGTCTGAAACCGGCGCTGACAGAGATCCTGGCTTTGGTCTGCACAGAAAAAGATTTTAAACCCGTCCAGAAAATTGATGCCGTTATTGAAATTACAGATATCACCCCGGAACTTGTCAGCCAGATCGATATGCTTCGACCCTTTGGCACCGGCAATCCGGAACCGGTCTTCCTTATGAAAAACATCTGGGTGGCGTCTTCGATAATTATTGGCGGTTGCCATCGAAAGATGACCCTGACGGATCAAAGCAGGAAATACCAGGTGGAGGCATTGCACTTTAACCTGTCTGACACGACCTGCCTGCCCGAATTTTTTCCAAAACTGATGGTAAAGCTTAAGGTGGACAGATTTAAGCAAAATTGTGTTCAGGTTATTATTCAGGATATGTAA
- a CDS encoding DUF4911 domain-containing protein, which yields MQSVVKEYMVDKTKIGFIRFIFEAYEGIAVVTTLEPGTGHIQLAMPPDRQAEVNMVTQALKKDFYFEPR from the coding sequence ATGCAATCTGTTGTAAAAGAATATATGGTGGATAAAACAAAAATCGGATTTATCCGTTTTATTTTTGAAGCCTATGAAGGTATAGCCGTTGTCACAACATTGGAGCCTGGAACCGGCCATATCCAGCTTGCCATGCCCCCTGACCGGCAGGCCGAGGTAAATATGGTCACGCAAGCGTTAAAAAAGGACTTTTATTTTGAGCCAAGATAA
- the miaB gene encoding tRNA (N6-isopentenyl adenosine(37)-C2)-methylthiotransferase MiaB, with protein sequence MSQDKPKAYVKTIGCQMNVYDSQILAGLLRNAGYEQTRDPDLADLVLCNTCAIRHKAQEKAYSFLGRFAGTRIKGKRPLTIMAGCVAQKEKEKAFVRLPHLDLVLGTQAFGRFETHLNTLVSGKTRIVDTEPSENIFEGFSKDALPGKNQVSRFVTIMQGCENFCTYCVVPYVRGKERSRDPFAIVEEIEGLAASGVREITLLGQNVNSYAGNNGQVSFADLLLLVSRVDGIERIRFATSHPKDLSNDLIQAIKNIDKVCNHLHLPVQSGSNDILKRMNRKYDRDTYFTRISALRQACPDIALSTDLIVGFPGETVSDFQQTMDLLESVEFDAVFAFSYSARSFTPAAKFSNQLDEQTKKDRLNALLDFQEKITEKKNNAFVGKKVTVLVEGDSPKPRDGFVKKNKNTRQMFGRSDANKIVHFASDQAAVGDLVTLEIINAYPHSLWGEVCESD encoded by the coding sequence TTGAGCCAAGATAAGCCAAAAGCCTATGTAAAAACCATCGGGTGCCAGATGAATGTGTATGATTCCCAGATTCTGGCAGGCCTTTTGCGAAATGCAGGGTATGAACAAACCCGTGATCCGGACCTGGCAGATCTGGTTTTGTGTAATACCTGCGCCATCCGCCATAAGGCCCAGGAAAAGGCCTATAGCTTTTTGGGTCGTTTCGCAGGCACACGGATTAAGGGAAAACGCCCGCTGACCATCATGGCCGGCTGTGTGGCCCAAAAAGAAAAGGAAAAAGCATTTGTACGTCTGCCACATCTTGACCTGGTTTTAGGTACCCAGGCCTTTGGGCGTTTTGAGACGCATCTGAACACCCTGGTTTCCGGTAAAACCCGTATTGTGGACACCGAACCCAGCGAAAATATTTTCGAAGGCTTTTCCAAGGATGCCTTGCCCGGAAAGAATCAGGTGTCACGCTTTGTAACCATCATGCAGGGGTGTGAAAATTTTTGCACCTATTGTGTGGTGCCCTATGTCCGGGGAAAGGAAAGAAGCCGGGATCCATTCGCCATTGTAGAAGAGATTGAGGGGCTGGCCGCTTCCGGGGTGCGTGAGATTACCCTGCTGGGCCAGAATGTTAATTCCTATGCCGGTAATAATGGACAGGTTAGCTTTGCTGATCTGCTTCTTCTTGTCAGCAGAGTGGACGGAATTGAACGGATTCGGTTTGCCACGTCCCATCCCAAGGATTTATCCAATGATTTGATCCAGGCCATAAAAAACATTGACAAGGTGTGCAACCATCTTCATCTGCCGGTTCAGTCCGGTTCCAACGACATCTTAAAACGGATGAACCGAAAATATGACCGTGACACCTATTTTACAAGAATTTCAGCCCTAAGACAGGCCTGCCCGGATATTGCTCTGTCCACGGATCTTATTGTGGGGTTTCCTGGCGAAACCGTATCTGATTTTCAGCAAACCATGGATTTGCTTGAGAGCGTAGAATTTGATGCGGTCTTTGCCTTTTCCTATTCAGCAAGATCGTTTACGCCGGCTGCCAAATTTTCAAACCAACTGGATGAGCAGACCAAGAAGGACCGGCTCAACGCGCTGCTTGATTTCCAGGAAAAGATAACAGAAAAGAAAAACAATGCCTTTGTTGGTAAAAAAGTGACGGTGTTGGTGGAAGGTGACAGCCCTAAACCCAGGGACGGATTTGTAAAGAAAAATAAAAATACCAGACAGATGTTCGGCCGAAGCGATGCAAACAAAATTGTTCATTTTGCATCGGATCAGGCTGCCGTCGGGGATCTGGTGACACTTGAAATTATAAACGCATACCCCCATTCCCTTTGGGGAGAGGTCTGCGAAAGCGATTAA
- the map gene encoding type I methionyl aminopeptidase has translation MKIKSTTIRPNELCPCGSGKKFKNCCRNKKTELSLKDKYKNKYDIILKTPEQVEGIRKCGKLLLSIMEGVEKMIRPGLKTDDINTYVHEQTIKAGAVPAPLNYRGFPKSVCVSVNDVICHGIPGERVLEDGDIVNVDITPILNGYYADANRTFFVGTPGRDAQKIVAVAAESLRLAIEQVKPGATLGDIGHAIQKYAEGQGCSVVREFVGHGVGLDFHEQPQVLHFGRPGTGITLVPGMVFTIEPMVNLGKKGLHVLEDRWTAVTNDGSLSAQFEQTLLVTEDGYESLTPYAL, from the coding sequence ATGAAAATTAAATCAACGACCATTCGACCCAATGAACTGTGCCCGTGCGGCAGCGGAAAAAAATTTAAAAATTGCTGCAGAAATAAAAAAACTGAACTTTCTTTGAAAGATAAATATAAAAATAAGTATGATATCATTCTGAAAACACCTGAACAGGTCGAGGGTATTAGAAAATGCGGAAAACTGCTTTTATCCATTATGGAAGGAGTTGAAAAGATGATCCGACCCGGCCTGAAAACCGATGATATTAACACCTATGTTCATGAACAGACCATTAAAGCCGGGGCCGTACCTGCACCGCTCAACTACCGGGGATTTCCCAAAAGTGTCTGCGTTTCCGTTAACGATGTTATCTGCCACGGAATACCCGGTGAGCGGGTGCTTGAAGATGGGGATATTGTCAATGTTGATATTACTCCGATTCTGAATGGTTACTATGCCGACGCTAATAGAACCTTTTTTGTGGGGACGCCCGGACGCGATGCCCAGAAAATTGTTGCCGTGGCTGCTGAAAGCCTTCGTTTGGCCATAGAGCAAGTCAAGCCTGGGGCCACCCTGGGAGATATTGGGCATGCCATTCAAAAATATGCCGAAGGTCAGGGATGTTCGGTTGTCAGGGAATTTGTCGGTCATGGTGTGGGACTTGATTTCCATGAACAGCCCCAGGTTCTTCATTTTGGACGGCCCGGTACCGGCATTACCCTTGTTCCCGGCATGGTGTTTACCATTGAACCCATGGTTAATTTAGGCAAAAAAGGACTGCATGTGCTTGAGGATCGGTGGACAGCGGTAACCAATGACGGATCCCTGTCCGCCCAGTTCGAACAGACTCTTCTTGTGACAGAAGACGGGTATGAAAGTTTAACCCCATATGCGTTATAG
- a CDS encoding lysophospholipid acyltransferase family protein yields the protein MRYSKTTVLNKVFSAVFIAFICVTSAFFFCVACVLRICTAPFDPRRIVSNVFSAFWASIYIWVMPPWSVNIVGREKLDIRKNYVFVSNHQSQLDILVLYRLLFPYRWVSKASVFELPFIGWNMALNNGDIKLKRGDRDSIKAMMAACEVLLRQNVSIFFFPEGTRSKDGRIGRFKPGAFILAKNTGVDIQPIAISHTNKALPKYSLTFQGHTEMTVKVLDTIPFSRFRDLTPEKIADMVRTLIARHVAGCRKSV from the coding sequence ATGCGTTATAGTAAGACGACGGTATTAAATAAGGTTTTTTCAGCCGTATTTATTGCCTTTATCTGTGTCACATCCGCCTTTTTTTTCTGTGTGGCCTGTGTGTTGCGGATTTGCACCGCGCCCTTTGATCCGCGAAGAATTGTGTCAAACGTTTTCAGTGCGTTCTGGGCCTCGATTTATATCTGGGTTATGCCGCCCTGGTCCGTAAACATTGTGGGCCGGGAAAAACTTGATATCCGCAAAAACTATGTGTTTGTATCCAATCATCAAAGTCAGCTGGACATCCTTGTGCTTTACCGACTGCTGTTTCCCTACCGGTGGGTGTCCAAGGCTTCCGTTTTCGAACTGCCGTTCATTGGGTGGAATATGGCGCTTAACAATGGGGACATTAAGCTTAAACGTGGCGATAGGGACAGTATCAAGGCCATGATGGCCGCATGTGAAGTGCTTTTACGGCAAAACGTCTCCATTTTTTTCTTCCCCGAAGGCACACGGTCCAAAGATGGCCGTATCGGCAGGTTCAAACCTGGAGCTTTTATCCTGGCTAAAAACACAGGGGTTGACATTCAGCCCATTGCCATCAGTCATACCAATAAGGCTTTGCCTAAATATTCGTTGACCTTTCAGGGGCACACCGAGATGACAGTAAAGGTTCTGGATACCATTCCCTTTTCCCGGTTCAGGGATCTGACTCCTGAAAAGATTGCCGATATGGTAAGGACGTTGATTGCCCGCCATGTCGCCGGTTGCCGGAAATCGGTATGA
- the nifH gene encoding nitrogenase iron protein, which produces MKMRKVAIYGKGGIGKSTTTQNTVAGLVEAGKKIMIVGCDPKSDSTRLMLNGLAQKTVLDTLREEGEDVELEDVRKAGYGGVMCTESGGPEPGVGCAGRGIITSINLLEQLGAYDEEQNLDYVFYDVLGDVVCGGFAMPIREGKAQEIYIVVSGEMMAMYAANNICKGIVKFAQSGGVRLGGLICNSRQVDNEEEMILQLAKKLGTQMIHFVPRHNMVQQAEINRKTVIDFAPDHPQADEYRALARKMDENKTFVIPTPLEIEELESLLIEYGIAA; this is translated from the coding sequence ATAAAAATGAGAAAGGTAGCAATCTACGGAAAAGGCGGCATCGGCAAATCCACTACAACTCAGAATACGGTAGCAGGACTGGTGGAGGCCGGCAAAAAAATCATGATCGTGGGCTGTGACCCCAAGTCTGACTCCACACGGCTTATGCTCAATGGCCTGGCCCAGAAAACCGTTCTGGATACCCTGAGAGAAGAGGGTGAAGATGTTGAACTTGAAGATGTCAGAAAAGCGGGATACGGCGGGGTTATGTGCACGGAATCAGGCGGACCGGAACCCGGTGTTGGCTGCGCCGGCCGAGGGATCATCACCTCCATCAACCTGCTGGAACAGCTGGGCGCTTATGACGAAGAGCAGAATTTGGATTATGTATTTTATGATGTTCTGGGTGACGTTGTCTGTGGCGGATTTGCCATGCCCATCCGTGAAGGCAAGGCCCAGGAAATTTATATTGTCGTCTCCGGCGAGATGATGGCTATGTACGCGGCCAACAACATCTGCAAGGGTATCGTAAAATTTGCCCAGTCCGGCGGAGTTCGTCTCGGCGGCTTGATCTGTAACTCCCGTCAGGTCGACAACGAAGAGGAAATGATTTTACAGCTGGCCAAGAAACTGGGCACCCAGATGATCCACTTTGTTCCCAGGCACAACATGGTTCAGCAGGCTGAGATCAACAGAAAAACGGTTATTGATTTTGCGCCGGACCACCCCCAGGCAGATGAATACCGGGCCCTGGCCAGAAAAATGGATGAAAATAAAACGTTTGTCATCCCCACGCCCCTTGAGATTGAAGAACTGGAGTCCCTGCTCATTGAATACGGGATCGCGGCGTAA
- a CDS encoding P-II family nitrogen regulator, with protein MKVMIKAIVRPEKVNAVMAALMESGYPAVTRMSVAGRGKQRGIKIGEITYDEIPKEMLLSVIDEKDRDFVLKTILQTAKTGEKGAFGDGKIFISPIIESYTISSGKKDIDLDEDLAVAS; from the coding sequence ATGAAAGTAATGATTAAAGCCATCGTTCGCCCTGAAAAAGTTAACGCAGTCATGGCCGCCCTCATGGAATCAGGATATCCGGCGGTCACCCGGATGAGTGTGGCCGGACGTGGAAAACAGCGGGGAATCAAAATCGGTGAAATCACCTATGACGAAATTCCCAAGGAGATGCTTTTATCGGTTATCGATGAAAAAGATCGTGATTTTGTCCTTAAAACCATTTTACAAACCGCAAAGACCGGTGAGAAAGGCGCCTTTGGCGACGGCAAGATTTTTATCTCTCCGATCATTGAGTCTTATACCATCAGCTCAGGCAAAAAAGACATAGACCTTGATGAAGACCTGGCGGTGGCATCATGA